AACGATCCTGAGATTCACTCCTCGACGTGGGAGTGGGATATGAGTGCGGCGTCGAAGCATTGGCGGTCGACCCACAATTTTCAGCACCATAAGTACACCAATGTCTTGGGCATGGACGATGATGTCGGCTACGCGATCTTGCGGGTTACCCGTGACCAGCCGTGGAAGCCGTATAACGTCGGCAATCTGGTGTTCAACACGACGCTGGCGTTGGGATTCGAGTGGGGAATCGGTTTTCAGCCCATCGAGCTCGGCAAGCTGTTGAAGCCTGGTGCGGAGCGCGACATCACGTTGGTGCAGGTGCGTGAGCTGGCGGTCAAGGCGGGCAGGCAGGTGGTCAAGGATTACGTGGCGTTTCCGGTGCTGACTTCGGTGTCGCCGGGCGCGACGTACAGATCGACGTTCAGGGCCAATGTGGTGGCTAATGTGATCCGCAATATCTGGGCCGATGCGGTGATTTTTTGTGGTCATTTTCCTGATGGCGCGGAGAAATTCACCACGATTGACATGGCGAGCGAGTCGAAGGGGCAGTGGTATCTGCGTCAGATGTTGGGCAGTGCCAACTTTGAGGCGGGGCCGGTGTTGCGGTTCATGAGTGGCAACTTGTGCTATCAGATCGAGCATCATCTGTTTCCCGATCTGTCGAGCAACCGTTTGCACGAGGTTTCGGTGCGGGTGCGCCAGGTGTGTGAGAAGTACGATTTGCCTTACACCACGGGTTCGTTCCTGGTGCAGTGTGGCAAGACGTGGCGCACCATTGCCAAACTGTCGCTGCCAGATCGCTATTTGCGCGATACCGCCGACGACGCGGCGGAGACCCGCAGTGAGCGGATGTTCGCGGCACTGGGGCCGGGTTTCGGCGGGACCGACCCCGCGACAGGCCGCCGCCGCGGCCTCAAAACAGCGATCGCAGCCGTCCGACGATGGCGTCGGGGGGTGCGCATCAGCTAGAAGGGGGGCGGCTCGTCGTCGGGTGGGGCGGCGGCTATCAGCGCGGCCCAGCGGTTTTTGCGCGCTTCGCGGGCGGTTCGGTTGTGCCGGCGTTCGGTGGAGATGCACGCAGCGCGGTTCTGCGCGCGGGTGTGGGTCCGGGTCGGCATCTTCGCGTCGCGGTTGTCGCACTGGGTATTTGGCTTCCGAACGACCGGCGGCGCGTCACCGCTGGCGCACAGGGCGGGGAAGAGCAGTGCACTGCCGGGGGTAGTGACGTGGGTTTGCCCGCCGGGCAGTGTCCAGATGATGGTGCCGTCGGGCAGTTGCTGATCGCGCCAGCCCCAAAAGGTCTTGAGCAGGTGATGTTTTCGGCACAGGCATTTGAGATTCGACGGGTGGGTGGCACCGCCGTCGCCGTACGGCACGGTGTGGTCGATATCGCACTCGGTAGCGGGTCGATCGCAACCCGGTGCCCGGCAGGTGAGGTCGCGCGCCCGCACGAAGTCCGTCAGTACCCGGGACGGTGTGTACCCGTACTCTGGTGTGAACGACGTTGTAATCGGTTGCGATTTAGCAGTTTTGCTCAACTCTCGCACGATCTCGGCGGGGACGATGCCGTCGCCGTAGAGAAATCCCGGAGCCGAACCGGACCCGCGCACGGTATCGCGGTCGGCCACGACGTGGATCACGACGGAACCTGGCTGCCGAGGCGCGGAGGCGGTCGGGCAGTCGGCCCCGTCGCACCCGCACGTCAGCCGGTCGTGGCCGGCCGCGAGTGCGCCCAACGCGTCGGCGCGCAGCTGCCCGATCGTGCGTGGATCATCGGCGCACACTGTCCTGGCGAGTTCGTCGAGCCGGCGATCGAGCGCTTGCCCCGTCGTCGCGAAAACCGTGCCGTTGATCAGCGCCATGCCCGGGTCCATCGGGGTGACCTGGAAATAGCGGTCCGCCGCGTATTCGCGCGATCGGCGCACCGCGTCCCGGTCGATCGTGGCGACTATGCGATCGATCTCCGTCGCGAGCTTCCAGCTGGTCATCGACGGCCAGCGCGGTGCCTTGATGGCCAGCTGGGCATCTACGGCGGCCAGCGCCTCGGCGTCGACGATCAGGTCAGTGCGAAAGACGATGGTCCGGAACAGCCGGAAGTCGATATCGCCGGCCCGAAAAATGGCAGCTACTTCCGGCAACCGTTCATGCATGGCCCGCGCGTAACGCAGATTGCTATGGCCCATCGCCACGCTGGTGCCGAGCGTGACGGCGATTTCGGCGGCCACCGCATCACAAGTGTCGGCCGCCCAGGGCGCGCGGTCGCCGTGCTGGGCCAGCCGCAACCGGAATAGGTCGCCGATCGCGAGTAGGCGCGCCGCAGCGGCCTGGGCTTCCGCGCGCGCCGCGTCGCCGATTTGGCGGAGCAAGCTCGGTGCATCGAACATGTGTTCGAGTATGCCGAAGGGCTCCGACAAGTGCCTTAACCCAAAGCCGCGGTCGCCTCGCCGGCGAACGCCGCTTCCTAGGCCGCTGCGACAGCGGCGGAGCCCCGAGCGCCAGAAATCCTCAAGCATTCCGACAGGAAAGCTCGCTAATGTCGTGCACGCGCCCTCGGGGATCCGCCCGGGCCGCGTTCGGCGTCCGCTTTTTGACGGACGAGATTTTATTCCGTTCACTCGTAATTAAGACTGCGTTTCCCTCGTATTCATCTTAGGTTAACCATTTGCTCCCTCGGGACTTGCACGAGGTGAGCGGGCCCGCAGGTGCCTTGCTCGTCGCTCCGCCGAATCCGGGCCCGCGTTCCCGGGGTGAGCCCGCCGGGTGGGGCCGGCCGGCAGCGGCCGCAGTTGATTCCCAGCACGGCTGTTTAGCGTTCTGAAGGCGTGAGCGAGTGGGCAATCGTCGGGATGGCCGACTGGTGGCGCATCGCTCAATCATGTTGATGTTCAGTGCGTTTCGATGACTCAAACGACGTCGGTACGGCC
The DNA window shown above is from Mycobacterium sp. Aquia_216 and carries:
- a CDS encoding fatty acid desaturase family protein — encoded protein: MAITDIAAFAHLTDTDIETLAVELDAIRLDIEESRGERDARYIRRTIAAQRALELAGRLLLAGGLKRPVWWAGTVTLGVAKIIENMEIGHNVMHGQWDWMNDPEIHSSTWEWDMSAASKHWRSTHNFQHHKYTNVLGMDDDVGYAILRVTRDQPWKPYNVGNLVFNTTLALGFEWGIGFQPIELGKLLKPGAERDITLVQVRELAVKAGRQVVKDYVAFPVLTSVSPGATYRSTFRANVVANVIRNIWADAVIFCGHFPDGAEKFTTIDMASESKGQWYLRQMLGSANFEAGPVLRFMSGNLCYQIEHHLFPDLSSNRLHEVSVRVRQVCEKYDLPYTTGSFLVQCGKTWRTIAKLSLPDRYLRDTADDAAETRSERMFAALGPGFGGTDPATGRRRGLKTAIAAVRRWRRGVRIS
- a CDS encoding HNH endonuclease signature motif containing protein; translated protein: MFDAPSLLRQIGDAARAEAQAAAARLLAIGDLFRLRLAQHGDRAPWAADTCDAVAAEIAVTLGTSVAMGHSNLRYARAMHERLPEVAAIFRAGDIDFRLFRTIVFRTDLIVDAEALAAVDAQLAIKAPRWPSMTSWKLATEIDRIVATIDRDAVRRSREYAADRYFQVTPMDPGMALINGTVFATTGQALDRRLDELARTVCADDPRTIGQLRADALGALAAGHDRLTCGCDGADCPTASAPRQPGSVVIHVVADRDTVRGSGSAPGFLYGDGIVPAEIVRELSKTAKSQPITTSFTPEYGYTPSRVLTDFVRARDLTCRAPGCDRPATECDIDHTVPYGDGGATHPSNLKCLCRKHHLLKTFWGWRDQQLPDGTIIWTLPGGQTHVTTPGSALLFPALCASGDAPPVVRKPNTQCDNRDAKMPTRTHTRAQNRAACISTERRHNRTAREARKNRWAALIAAAPPDDEPPPF